The genomic DNA gcggggcggagccTTTGCCGGGGCAGGGCTGAGTGGCCTGGTCCTCTCTCCCCTGTGCTCTCTCCTTGGCCTCCGTGCGCCGTGGCCCCGGGCAGCCCCACGCCCACCATCAAATGGCTACGCCCGAGCGGCCCCATGCCGGCTGACCGAGTCACCTACCAGAACCACAACAAGACCCTGCAGCTGCTGAACGTGGGGGAGGAGGACGACGGCGAGTATCGCTGCCTGGCTGAGAACTCCCTGGGCAGTGACCAGCATGCCTACTACGTCACCGTGGAGGGTACGGTGCCTCTGCCGGCTCATCCCGTTCAGGCTGCCCAGAATGCAGCCCTCACTGTCACAGGGGTGGGCAGGGTCTGGGCCAGGGCCAAGAGCTGGCTGCAGGCTGCGGGCTCAGGGCGGCTCTCCCCTTCCTCGCAGCTGCCCCGTACTGGCTACACAAGCCCCAGAGCCATCTGTACGGGCCGGGAGAGACTGCCCGCCTGGACTGCCAAGTGCAGGGCAGGCCCCAACCAGAGGTCACCTGGAGAATCAATGGGATCCCTGTGGAGGGTGAGCGGGGCCTCGGGCAGGGACAGGGAGTGAGCTTGGGGAGCCCTGGGGACGGCGGGGACGAGCAGCGGCCTTGGCGTGGCTCAGTGCTCTGGCCCTGGGCCCGCGGGCCACCTTTGCGCACACAGAACTGGCCAAGGACCAGAAGTACCGGATCCACCATGGAGCCCTGATCCTGAGCAACGTGCAGCCCAGCGACACGATGGTGACCCAGTGTGAGGCCCGAAACCGGCACGGGCTCCTGCTGGCCAACGCCTACATTTACGTGGTCGGTGAGTGCCAGCCAGCTGGACCCAGCCGCCGCCGCCTCTTTGCCTCGTAGCCCCCAGTCCGTCCCTGCAGCCCACGAGGCAGGGCCACCACACTGACTCAGCCCACGGCTGCTCTGTCCGCCGTGGCTCCCTTTCTCCTCTCGGGAGCCTTCCCCTCTTCTCCCGCCCCTCCTCCCAACAGCGCGTGGGGATCACGGAGGAGAGGCAGGCTCTTTGTCGGTATTTCCAGGTGAAGAAGCAGCTTCAGACAGTGGTCTGGTGCAGCACAGGTCACTGAGCAGAGGCTCACCCTGGCCAGGGTGTGCCCGAGGCCAGCCTAGCGGCTCCTCTCCCAGAGTCTTGGGGAGGACTAGGGGGCTAGGCCTGGGGGGCTTCTGGGAAGAGGTAGACTGTCAGGGGGACCTCAAATAATTGGTACGACATGGGTGGCTGGGACGGGAGGTGCATCTGAGGCGGAGGGGCTGGCGTGTCCTAAGGCCGAGAGAGGCTCAGCTTGGCGCGGGCCAGAGCCGGGTGCCGGCAAGCAAGATGGGCAGGGCTCTCGGGGGCCTGAGAACGGCTGGAAGTCACTGGCAGCTTCCAGAGGCTGCGAGCCCTCCTGGGAGAAGCTGCCCCGCCAGCCCCTTCATGTGCCTCCTGATCGCGTGTGGGTGCCCGCCCGACCCTCAGTCCTGCCACGTCTCCTCCCTCAGAGCTGCCGGCCAAGATCCTGACCCCAGACAACGAGACGTACATGGCGGTCCAGGGCAGCACCGCCTACCTTCTGTGTAAGGCCTTTGGAGCCCCTGTGCCCAGCGTGCAGTGGTGAGTGCCCCAACCCCAGCGGGGGGCACCATCTCCTGGCCCAGGGAACCAGGGAGGGCCGGGGGCCCAGCCCACTGGCATCTGAGCCAGGCCTGCCCTGCTCGCACCAGGCTGGACAGGGAAGGAAAGACAGTGCTGCAGGACGAGCGCTTCTTCCCCTACACCAACGGGACCCTGGGCATCCGAGACCTCCAGGCCAATGACACCGGCCACTACTTCTGCCAGGCTGCCAATGACCAAAACAACGTGACCATTGTGGCTAACCTGCAGGTCAAAGGTCCGATGTGATCAGCAGCCCCTCCAGGAGGGGGGTCAGGGTCTCTGGGGGACCCCGGAGTGACCTTCCCCTCCCGTCATTGCCCTCAGATGCCACTCAGATCACACAGGGGCCCCGCAGCGCGATCGAGAAGAAAGGCTCGCGAGTGACGTTCACGTGCCAGGCCTCCTTTGACCCCTCCTTGCAGCACAGCATCACCTGGCGCGGGGATGGTCGCGACCTCCAGGAGCTTGGGGACAGTGACAAGTGCGGGCCCAGCCCCAACCTGGGCTCGGTGGAAGGGGGAAGAGTGGGAAAGGCAGGACGTCCAGACCTCCTGGCCTCATCCATGGGGGGGGGGTGCCCCGCTTTGAGGGGGAAGGTTCTGGCAGGAGAGGGGAGCGGGGCGAGCAGAGTGCAGGTGGCAGGGAGTAGCGGGTCCGCCGGGAGCAGAAGAACacgcgtgccccccacccccgccaggtaCTTCATAGAGGACGGGCGCCTGGTCATCCACAGCCTGGACTACAGCGACCAGGGCAACTACAGCTGCGTGGCCAGCACCAAGCTGGACGCGGTGGAGAGCAGGGCAGGGCTCCTGGTGGTGGGTGAGTCCCGCGTGGTATGAGGCTCGTGGCCCAGAGGTGTGGGGGCACGGGAGCCCAGGCTTACAGTGCAGGGCGCTTtcgggcaggggggtggggtggtcgGCTTGTGAGTGGGCCCGAGATCCACCCTCTGTGGCCCTCAGGGAGCCCCGGCCCCGTGCCTCAGCTGGAGCTGTCTGACCGCCACCTGCTGAAGCAGAGCGAGGTGCGCCTGTCCTGGAGCCCCGCTGACGACCACAACGCCCCCATTGAGAGTAAGAGGCCCCCAGCGTGGCGCCCCACTGGCCCTCCCTCCTGGCGGGCCCACCCTCCTCCCAGAGCTGCGGCTCCGGGGCCGCCCGGCTCACTGAAGCACGCACCTGTGTTCGGGGGCTCCGGGTCGCTCGCAGGAGCCCGAGGACACCAGTCGCCTGGGgcgccctctcccctcctcagggAGGGCCAGACCTTGCCGCCCCGTCACCGCCCCCCACTTCTTGGCAGAGTATGACATTGAGTTCGAGGACAAGGAGATGGCGCCTGACAAGTGGCACAGTCTGGGCAAGGTGCCCGGGAACCAGACCTCCACCACCCTCAAGCTGTCGCCTTATGTCCACTACACCTTTAGAGTTACTGCCATCAACAAATACGGCCCTggggagcccagcccagcctcggAGACTGTGCTCACTCCAGAAGCAGGTGAGCACCTGGGAGGGGCCTCAGGCGCCAGGCCCCCTGGGCTCTGCAAGGAGAGTCTAGAGAAATGACCGTACCCAAGCTCCTCTGCTTCCAGGGCCAGAACGGCTCATTGCTTCCTTGGTCCTGGGCCTTCACGGCCTCAGCAGGAGCCCCACAGCGTTGATGTGTTAACACATTACTTTGCAGCCCCGGAGAAGAACCCCGTGGACGTGAAGGGGGAAGGAAACGAGACCAACAACATGGTCATCACTTGGAAGGTGAGGCGGCCCCTAGGCTGAGCTCACCCCCAGACGTAAGACCGGCACCCAGATATTGCAGCTCCCCCTGGCTGTCCTAAGGACCAGGGacctgaggctgggctggggagtgGATCAGAGGTCGGGGAACGGGGCGCTTGGCCAACCAGCTCCCTTTCTGCTCTCCCGCTCCAGCCACTCCGGTGGATGGACTGGAATGCCCCCCAGGTTCAGTATCGCGTGCAGTGGCGCCCTCAGAAGACACAGGGGGCCTGGCAGGAACAGATCGTGAGCGACCCCTTCCTGGTGGTGTCCAACACTTCCACCTTTGTGCCCTATGAGATCAAGGTCCAGGCCGTCAACAGCCAGGGCAAGGGCCCGGAGCCCCAGATCACCATCGGCTACTCTGGGGAGGATTGTGAGTATTGGGCTGGCCCCGCCCACACCCGGGGGTGGAGCCTGCGTGCGCCGGCATGGCCCActcccccccagcccctcaggGATCCGCCCAGGTGCCCAGCTCCTACCTCTTAATATACAGTAGTGCATTTCCTAAGAGTAAGGATGTTTCCTTACATGACCAAAGTGCCGTTATGAAGATCCAGAAAGAAATTTACCGTCAGCAAGTTGGCATCTATAACTTTGCATCTATCTGGGTGGCAGCCGGTACCCCCGTGGTATGGACCAGTGGTGTCTTCACCCCAGTCCAGGGTCCCATTCAGGATCCTGCATGGGGTCTAGGTATCCTGCTTCTGTCCGTTCCTTGAATGTAGAGCGTTACCAGATGTTAAGCTTGGTCATCCAGTCAAGGTCTTTTCTAGTTACTACTCGGCGTAGTTACCGTCTTCTCTCGCGACTAATAAACAGTCTGCAGGGAGACACCCTGAGACCATGCGAACGCCCTGCTCATCAAACTGCCCACGCCTCATATCGCATCCAGAGCCGCCATCCCCCTGCGGGAGGGCGGGGTTCTGGGCTGGCCGCAGGATGCCACAGGCCCTCATCCGTGTCATTGGCCGTTTCCAGACCCCCAGGCAAGCCCTGAGCTGGAAGGCATCAAGATCCTCAATTCGAGCACGGTGCTGGTCAGATGGTGGCCTGTGGACCCAGCCCAGGTCAAGGGCCACCTCCGGGGATACAATGTAAGAGTCCGAGGCGTAGGGGCTGGGGAGATCCCCGGGGTGAGGGGTGAGGCTACCAGGAGTGACAAGGTTGGGGGCGGGCTTCTGCCAGCTGCTCTCCCGGAAGTGCTCAGGTTGGAAGGAAGGCTcccctgggagggcaggggggaaCACGTGCCCCAGGGTCACTGGCAGAGGCCTTCTGCCCTTTCGGGGTCTCCTGTCCGCCTGCAGGTGACGTACTGGTGGGAGGGCAGTCAGAGGAGGCACAGCAAGAGGCACGTCCACAGAGGCCACGTGCTGGTGCCTGCCAACAGCACCAGCGCCATCCTGGGCGGCCTGCGGCCCTACAGCTCCTACCATCTGGAGGTGCAGGCCTTTAACGGCCGGGGACTGGGGCCCGCCAGCGAGATGACCTTCAGCACCCCCGAGGGAGGTGAGCTTTGCGCCCTGcacccctgccccgccctccccccacccgggTTGCCAGGGCGACGACCTGCCGTTGGTCTCCGTGCCCCGCAGTTCCTGGACACCCCGAGGCGTTGCACCTGGAGTGCCAGTCGGACACCAGCCTGCTGCTGCACTGGCAGCCCCCGCTCAGCCACAATGGCGTGCTCACGGGCTACGTGCTCTCCTACCAACCTCGTACGTGTGTCGTGGGCCCGGAGCTTCGGCCCAGCCCggctgggaggtggaggggagccGGGGGTGGGCGGTGCTGGCGGCCAAAGCCGACTCCTCGCCTGTCCTCGCAGTGGATGATGGGGGCAAAGAGCAGTTGTCCTTCGACCTCCCGGACCCTGAGCTGCGGATGCACAACCTGACGAACCTCAGCCCCCACCTGCGGTACCGCTTCCAGCTCCAGGCCACGACGAAGGAGGGCCCTGGAGAGGCAATCGTGCGGGAAGGAGGCACCATGGCCTTATCTGGTGAGCTGGAGGGGGCTGAGGCGGGGGGCTAGGCAGCCGGGCCCACGAGGGCGGCCCAGGGGCTGCCTCGAGGTCCCACACCCTCTCTCAATCTCCAGGGACCCCGGATTTTGGCAACATCTCGGCCATGGCTGGCGAGAATTACAGCGTGGTCTCCTGGGTCCCCAAGGAGGGCCAGTGCAACTTCGGGTTCCAGATCTGGTTCAAAGCCCTGGGGGGTGAGCGCAAAAGGGGACCCTGTAGTAGGGGGAAGGGGGCTCAGGGTCCAGAGGGGCTGCGGGGGGGCGTGGAGCCAGGGTGCTGCCGGGCCCTCCCGTTCACCCCTGCTGCCCTCTCACCCCTACAGATGAGAAGCTGGGCGCTCATCTCCCGCCGCAGTACGTCAGCTACAACCAGAGCTCCTACACGCAGTGGGACCTGCAGCCTGACACTGACTACGAGATCCACTTGCTCAAGGAGAGGGTTCTCCTGCACCAGATGGCCGTGAAGACCAACGGCACTGGTAAGGGAGCCTCGGGCACTGACTGGTCAGCGTCCCTCCGTCGCCGGCCAGGCTACAGCCACCTCAGGCCCCAGGCCACGGCTCGGCTCTTCCTCCCAGTACCTGGGTGCCCCGCGGCCCAGGATGGAGAAGTCTGGGTCCCTGGAACGATCCCTTTTTGTATCCTCTGTTTGAACTGTTGCCAGGGCAACCACTTTTGCAGAAGGTCCTCCTCCCTGTCCCGCAGAGGGTCCCCCGCAAGCCTCAGCTCCAAGCACGCTTCGCCCCAGCTTATCGCTCCTCCCGGGCCCTCTGGCGTCCATGGGCCTGGCCCTCACCTGCCCTTGCCCGGTCCCCGGGGGTGGAGGGGTCGGGAGTGGACCAATGGAACTAGAGGCTCTGAGGGAAGCCCGCGCACAAGGCTgggaacggggtggggggggcaggctCAGGTGGTGGGTCTGCAGCGCCCGGGACCCAGCATCTTACCCCGGACCTGGGCTCGTTCTCCTTCCCACTGTCCCTGCCAGGCCGAGTGAGACTCCCTCCCGCCGGCTTTGCCACGGAGGGCTGGTTCATCGGCTTCGTCAGCGCCATCATCGTCCTGCTTCTCATCTTCCTCATCCTTTGCTTTATCAAGCGCAGCAAGGGTGGCAAGTACTCAGGTAACTCCTGACCCCAGGGCTCAGGGAGGATGGTCGCCGAGGGCCCCCGTTCATCCCTCCTGCGAGTTCTCCTTGGTCCCGGGAGCCCCTGGCAGGATGGGGTGGGCGTGTTGGGGGCAGGCAGAAGGCCTAAGGGGAGTTTCTGCGCACACCGGGGCGCGTGGTAGCCAGGCCCACGGGGGGCGAGCAGTTCACCCTTGAAGGCTTGTCGGTTCCTGAGAGCCGCTGAAACAGGGTGCTGTCAGCGTTCAGGGCCCAGAGGGACAGCCTCGCCTGCGTCCCCGCCTGGGGCGAGGCCCATTGCCCGGTGGAGGCTGGGCGGGAGGAGAAGCTGGGCCCTCTCTGTGTCTGCAGTGAAGGACAAGGAAGACACCCAGGCGGACTCGGAGGCCCGGCCCATGAAGGACGAAGCCTTCGGCGAGTACAGGTGAGCTGGGCGGGGGCAGGCGCCGATGGGCCGCCCAGCTTCTCGCTTTCAGGCCTGaccccgtctctctctctctccttcgtGCTGCGGGGTACCGGCAGGTCCCTGGAGAGGTAAGGCGGGGCGGGTGGGGAGATGCTGTTAGACTGCAGGGCCGGGGGCCTCCCATGGCCGCCGTGTGCCCGGGAGTGCCACCGGCCCCTGCTTGCCAGGCCTCTGCGCGCCCCCGGCTCTCCGGCCCGGCAGCTCCCTATTTCAGGGAGAAGCCAACGCTGACACTCAGCTCCCGGGCCTGCCTGTCCCCATCCCAGCTGCCACTCTCTGGGCTCTGCCGGGGCCACAGCGGTACAGGTACCCCCGCCCATCTCGTCTGCAGATGGGAGCCAGGCCCCGCgaaccccccacctcccccaggatCCAGGGCACGCCCAAGCCTCGCCCCACTCGTGCTGTGCCACCTGCCCTCCCGGCAGTGTGTCCAGGCGGAGGGCCTCTGCCCCAGTACATTCAGAGCACACGGAAGACGGAAGACGGAAGACTAGcggaacccaggcccctggggctctgccccgcccccagccaggCCTCCTCTGCAGGCCAGCACCTGCCAGCTCCTGCTGGGCACTGCTGGGCagcctcccactcccttctgccctccCCCTGCAGTGACAACGAGGAGAAGGCCTTCGGCAGCAGCCAGCCATCCCTCAACGGAGACATCAAGCCCCTGGGCAGTGACGACAGCCTGGCCGACTACGGGGGCAGCGTGGACGTGCAGTTCAACGAGGACGGCTCCTTCATCGGCCAGTACAGTggcaagaaggagaaggaggcggCGGGAGGCAACGACAGCTCAGGGGCCGCCTCCCCCATCAACCCTGCGGGGACCCTGGAGTAGCAGGGTCCAGCCAGCCCAGGGCCAGGCCGCAGCCGACTCAGAGGCCAAGCCCCACCGTCCGAGGCCTGTGCTGGGTCCCTGACCTTGGGACTGAGGCCCCTCCCTCTCTTCACCAGGCGGTGGCCCGGCCCTCTGATCCTGAGCCCGAGGGAGGCTTAAGTCGGGGGCAGAGAAGAGGAACTCACTGCCTCTAATCCCCTTCTGACTGCCTGGTCCCCACTCGATTGCCAAAACCCAGCTGCACCCCTTCTTGGGCACACACTGCTTTACTCCAGCTCGGGGGCCAGTCACCCACACATCAGGAGCCTTCAGGTGCTGCCTCGCCGGCCTTTGGGCAGAGAGAAGCTGTGGTCAGGGCAGAGGAAGCGGGGATGCTGCCCGGTGGGGTCTCCTCAGGACCACGGCTGGCACCTGCACCCCCAGCCATTGCTTGGCCAGCCTGGCTGGGACAGGGGACAGAACAGTGTCCCCACCATCTGCTCCCTTTTCTTTGCCATCTCTGCTCCAACTGGGATGGGAGCTGGGCAGGCTGGCCATGGGTGCAGAGGAGGCCATCTGGAGAGCCCAGAGTCCCACCTGCCGGTGTCGCACTCGGCCCGGCCCACCCCACCCTGCGGCCGGCTTTCAGGAGTTCCATACACACGCTGCCTTTGGTACCCGCCAGACGACATCCAAGTGGCCTCCGTCACTGCCCAGGTGCGGGGCAGGCACACCTCCTCCCCCCTGACCCtggcctctcccagcctccaccgCACCCCAGGACCCCTTAGcgaccccccgcccccacccccagtctgaaCAGTTCCCTTCCtcagcctcccccagccccaccttggGATGTAAATACACCGTG from Lagenorhynchus albirostris chromosome X, mLagAlb1.1, whole genome shotgun sequence includes the following:
- the L1CAM gene encoding neural cell adhesion molecule L1 isoform X2, with translation MMDRKPRLLFPTDASTHLVALQGQPLALECIAEGFPTPTIKWLRPSGPMPADRVTYQNHNKTLQLLNVGEEDDGEYRCLAENSLGSDQHAYYVTVEAAPYWLHKPQSHLYGPGETARLDCQVQGRPQPEVTWRINGIPVEELAKDQKYRIHHGALILSNVQPSDTMVTQCEARNRHGLLLANAYIYVVELPAKILTPDNETYMAVQGSTAYLLCKAFGAPVPSVQWLDREGKTVLQDERFFPYTNGTLGIRDLQANDTGHYFCQAANDQNNVTIVANLQVKDATQITQGPRSAIEKKGSRVTFTCQASFDPSLQHSITWRGDGRDLQELGDSDKYFIEDGRLVIHSLDYSDQGNYSCVASTKLDAVESRAGLLVVGSPGPVPQLELSDRHLLKQSEVRLSWSPADDHNAPIEKYDIEFEDKEMAPDKWHSLGKVPGNQTSTTLKLSPYVHYTFRVTAINKYGPGEPSPASETVLTPEAAPEKNPVDVKGEGNETNNMVITWKPLRWMDWNAPQVQYRVQWRPQKTQGAWQEQIVSDPFLVVSNTSTFVPYEIKVQAVNSQGKGPEPQITIGYSGEDYPQASPELEGIKILNSSTVLVRWWPVDPAQVKGHLRGYNVTYWWEGSQRRHSKRHVHRGHVLVPANSTSAILGGLRPYSSYHLEVQAFNGRGLGPASEMTFSTPEGVPGHPEALHLECQSDTSLLLHWQPPLSHNGVLTGYVLSYQPLDDGGKEQLSFDLPDPELRMHNLTNLSPHLRYRFQLQATTKEGPGEAIVREGGTMALSGTPDFGNISAMAGENYSVVSWVPKEGQCNFGFQIWFKALGDEKLGAHLPPQYVSYNQSSYTQWDLQPDTDYEIHLLKERVLLHQMAVKTNGTGRVRLPPAGFATEGWFIGFVSAIIVLLLIFLILCFIKRSKGGKYSVKDKEDTQADSEARPMKDEAFGEYSDNEEKAFGSSQPSLNGDIKPLGSDDSLADYGGSVDVQFNEDGSFIGQYSGKKEKEAAGGNDSSGAASPINPAGTLE
- the L1CAM gene encoding neural cell adhesion molecule L1 isoform X1, translating into MAVALRYLWPLLLCSPCLLIQIPEESMEPPVITEQSPRRVVVFPTDDISLKCEASGKPQVQFRWTRDGVLFKPKEEPGVTVNQAPHSGSFTITGNNSNFAQSFQGTYRCFASNKLGTAMSHEIQLMAEGTPKWPKETVRPVEAEEGESVILPCHPPPSAEPLRIYWMNSKILHIKQDERVTMGQNGNLYFANVLTSDNHSDYICHAHFPGTRTIIQKEPIDLRVKATNSMMDRKPRLLFPTDASTHLVALQGQPLALECIAEGFPTPTIKWLRPSGPMPADRVTYQNHNKTLQLLNVGEEDDGEYRCLAENSLGSDQHAYYVTVEAAPYWLHKPQSHLYGPGETARLDCQVQGRPQPEVTWRINGIPVEELAKDQKYRIHHGALILSNVQPSDTMVTQCEARNRHGLLLANAYIYVVELPAKILTPDNETYMAVQGSTAYLLCKAFGAPVPSVQWLDREGKTVLQDERFFPYTNGTLGIRDLQANDTGHYFCQAANDQNNVTIVANLQVKDATQITQGPRSAIEKKGSRVTFTCQASFDPSLQHSITWRGDGRDLQELGDSDKYFIEDGRLVIHSLDYSDQGNYSCVASTKLDAVESRAGLLVVGSPGPVPQLELSDRHLLKQSEVRLSWSPADDHNAPIEKYDIEFEDKEMAPDKWHSLGKVPGNQTSTTLKLSPYVHYTFRVTAINKYGPGEPSPASETVLTPEAAPEKNPVDVKGEGNETNNMVITWKPLRWMDWNAPQVQYRVQWRPQKTQGAWQEQIVSDPFLVVSNTSTFVPYEIKVQAVNSQGKGPEPQITIGYSGEDYPQASPELEGIKILNSSTVLVRWWPVDPAQVKGHLRGYNVTYWWEGSQRRHSKRHVHRGHVLVPANSTSAILGGLRPYSSYHLEVQAFNGRGLGPASEMTFSTPEGVPGHPEALHLECQSDTSLLLHWQPPLSHNGVLTGYVLSYQPLDDGGKEQLSFDLPDPELRMHNLTNLSPHLRYRFQLQATTKEGPGEAIVREGGTMALSGTPDFGNISAMAGENYSVVSWVPKEGQCNFGFQIWFKALGDEKLGAHLPPQYVSYNQSSYTQWDLQPDTDYEIHLLKERVLLHQMAVKTNGTGRVRLPPAGFATEGWFIGFVSAIIVLLLIFLILCFIKRSKGGKYSVKDKEDTQADSEARPMKDEAFGEYSDNEEKAFGSSQPSLNGDIKPLGSDDSLADYGGSVDVQFNEDGSFIGQYSGKKEKEAAGGNDSSGAASPINPAGTLE